A region of Vigna radiata var. radiata cultivar VC1973A chromosome 6, Vradiata_ver6, whole genome shotgun sequence DNA encodes the following proteins:
- the LOC106764020 gene encoding uncharacterized protein LOC106764020 isoform X1 yields MAFEPKTEPGCLPRFIPTTSKKEYGEMSISELVSVLRSAFKIEDFDKIEQELVKREAKLRAEIGRLEEKIELERLQGIEFEERLKIREEQCERGKRAQENYEQLLKEVKTNGWIEKHAIEELRKKNVALEREVCELKEFKKIMLDDVNSVDELRGKIRVLKEEKVGDKNALDVLNMKNIELEEAVKKNLTVIAGLRNENAKLADEKVGDKNALDVLNMKNIELKEAVKKNLTVIEGLMNENAKLKDEKHELKTVFESLEKRYNKLRVSYAKVEESTHCSVDTGNAQSPKKGNKEDAVGALEQKKEKTEACKEGIKFKLEKEIVDLGDDDNDARYTSQGLRGEQTISRNIAENEHLQRVEMIKRQRASDIQASTSTFTSSADLFEKENLPVKRIMSGEGPSRTDKGKAVKKPRRQARYIIKVPQMLLFPDATTPADVGSSRPPRPTMGPTPDPYVDPTPSIDHNSSIPTPSSVPSLDIHHPSDDPADGVDPAPHNRPIIEPYGRGFLPSRAASQAITRSIKQHFLQPWPSWGAIPTEDKELFWQRFKQKVQWRAGHEAKIKKNFHSKASHRLSEMFRDARIARERPYWVTEHIWNSLLAHWNLPDYRNKCAIAQRNRASEKGGVLHTCGSITIHEHAIRMAAKLGRAVHIDEVFKQTHIRKDTGAYVDERSQRTIEDFYARLAQARSEMGSTPPNDASQVNADDDDIIRRQCWVNVVGGKKKGRLYGA; encoded by the exons ATGGCATTTGAACCCAAAACGGAACCTGGGTGTTTGCCTAGGTTCATTCCTACCACCAGtaaaaaagaatacggtgaaaTGAGCATATCCGAGCTAGTTTCTGTGCTGCGTAGTGCGTTTAAAATTGAggattttgataaaattgagcAAGAGTTGGTAAAGAGGGAAGCAAAACTTAGGGCGGAAATTGGGCGACTCGAGGAGAAGATTGAGCTGGAGAGGCTCCAGGGAATTGAATTCGAAGAAAGACTGAAAATCAGAGAGGAGCAATGTGAAAGGGGGAAGAGAGCCCAGGAGAATTATGAGCAGTTGTTGAAGGAAGTGAAAACAAATGGCTGGATTGAAAAACATGCTATTGAGGAGTTAAGGAAAAAGAACGTTGCTTTAGAACGTGAAGTGTGTGAGTTGAAGGAGTTCAAGAAAATAATGCTAGATGATGTCAACTCTGTGGATGAACTAAGGGGCAAGATCCGTGTGTTGAAAGAGGAGAAGGTTGGGGACAAGAATGCTCTTGATGTCCTTAACATGAAGAACATTGAATTGGAGGAAGCAGTTAAGAAGAATTTGACTGTCATAGCGGGGTTGAGGAATGAAAATGCTAAACTGGCAGACGAGAAGGTTGGGGATAAGAATGCTCTTGATGTCCTTAACATGAAGAATATTGAATTGAAGGAAGCAGTTAAGAAGAATTTGACTGTCATAGAGGGGTTGATGAATGAAAATGCTAAACTGAAAGACGAGAAGCACGAACTTAAGACAGTTTTTGAATCTTTGGAGAAGAGATATAATAAACTACGTGTCAGTTATGCGAAGGTGGAAGAGAGTACTCATTGCTCTGTTGATACTGGCAATGCTCAGTCTCCCAAAAAAGGGAACAAGGAGGATGCTGTAGGTGCATTAG aacaaaagaaagagaagacagAAGCATGCAAAGAAG ggataaaatttaaattggaaAAGGAGATCGTGGACCTAggtgatgatgataatgatgctAGGTATACATCACAAGGATTGCGTGGAGAGCAAACTATTTCTCGAAACATTGCAGAAAATGAACATTTACAAAGGGTTGAAATGATAAAAAGACAACGAGCTTCTGATATTCAGGCTTCTACTTCCACATTTACATCCTCTGctgatttatttgaaaaagaaaatctcccCGTAAAGAGAA TAATGTCAGGAGAGGGTCCTTCTCGCACTGATAAAGGAAAGGCTGTAAAAAAGCCTAGGAGGCAGGCCCGATACATTATAAAGGTTCCTCAGATGCTACTATTCCCAGATGCCACTACTCCAGCTGACGTTGGGTCATCACGTCCACCACGTCCTACTATGGGGCCCACACCAGATCCTTATGTGGATCCAACACCATCTATTGATCACAATTCTTCTATACCCACACCATCTTCAGTTCCATCTCTAGATATACACCATCCATCCGATGATCCTGCTGATGGAGTTGATCCTGCTCCTCATAATCGACCAATCATTGAACCTTATGGTCGAGG GTTTCTTCCTTCTAGAGCTGCTTCACAAGCCATCACTAGATCTATTAAGCAACATTTTCTTCAGCCTTGGCCATCATGGGGAGCAATCCCTACAGAGGATAAGGAACTTTTCTGGCAGAGATTTAAG CAAAAAGTACAATGGAGAGCTGGGCATGAagctaaaattaagaaaaatttccACAGCAAAGCATCTCACAGGTTATCAGAAATGTTTAGAGATGCACGAATTGCACGAGAACGCCCTTATTGGGTGACGGAACACATATGGAACTCATTGCTGGCACATTGGAATTTGCCAGACTATCGCAACAAATGTGCTATCGCCCAAAGAAATAGGGCTTCAGAAAAGGGTGGTGTACTGCATACATGTGGTTCAATCACCATACATGAGCATGCCATTCGTATG GCAGCTAAGCTTGGACGGGCTGTCCACATTGATGAGGTGTTTAAACAAACTCATATTCGAAAGGACACTGGCGCATATGTTGATGAGAGGTCTCAAAGGACTATT GAGGATTTTTATGCTAGACTCGCACAGGCCAGATCAGAGATGGGATCTACTCCTCCGAATGATGCATCACAAGTAAATGCTGACGACGATGACATCATTAGGAGACAATGTTGGGTTAACGTCGTCGGTGGAAAGAAGAAAGGACGACTATATGGGGCATGA
- the LOC106764020 gene encoding uncharacterized protein LOC106764020 isoform X2, with protein MAFEPKTEPGCLPRFIPTTSKKEYGEMSISELVSVLRSAFKIEDFDKIEQELVKREAKLRAEIGRLEEKIELERLQGIEFEERLKIREEQCERGKRAQENYEQLLKEVKTNGWIEKHAIEELRKKNVALEREVCELKEFKKIMLDDVNSVDELRGKIRVLKEEKVGDKNALDVLNMKNIELEEAVKKNLTVIAGLRNENAKLADEKHELKTVFESLEKRYNKLRVSYAKVEESTHCSVDTGNAQSPKKGNKEDAVGALEQKKEKTEACKEGIKFKLEKEIVDLGDDDNDARYTSQGLRGEQTISRNIAENEHLQRVEMIKRQRASDIQASTSTFTSSADLFEKENLPVKRIMSGEGPSRTDKGKAVKKPRRQARYIIKVPQMLLFPDATTPADVGSSRPPRPTMGPTPDPYVDPTPSIDHNSSIPTPSSVPSLDIHHPSDDPADGVDPAPHNRPIIEPYGRGFLPSRAASQAITRSIKQHFLQPWPSWGAIPTEDKELFWQRFKQKVQWRAGHEAKIKKNFHSKASHRLSEMFRDARIARERPYWVTEHIWNSLLAHWNLPDYRNKCAIAQRNRASEKGGVLHTCGSITIHEHAIRMAAKLGRAVHIDEVFKQTHIRKDTGAYVDERSQRTIEDFYARLAQARSEMGSTPPNDASQVNADDDDIIRRQCWVNVVGGKKKGRLYGA; from the exons ATGGCATTTGAACCCAAAACGGAACCTGGGTGTTTGCCTAGGTTCATTCCTACCACCAGtaaaaaagaatacggtgaaaTGAGCATATCCGAGCTAGTTTCTGTGCTGCGTAGTGCGTTTAAAATTGAggattttgataaaattgagcAAGAGTTGGTAAAGAGGGAAGCAAAACTTAGGGCGGAAATTGGGCGACTCGAGGAGAAGATTGAGCTGGAGAGGCTCCAGGGAATTGAATTCGAAGAAAGACTGAAAATCAGAGAGGAGCAATGTGAAAGGGGGAAGAGAGCCCAGGAGAATTATGAGCAGTTGTTGAAGGAAGTGAAAACAAATGGCTGGATTGAAAAACATGCTATTGAGGAGTTAAGGAAAAAGAACGTTGCTTTAGAACGTGAAGTGTGTGAGTTGAAGGAGTTCAAGAAAATAATGCTAGATGATGTCAACTCTGTGGATGAACTAAGGGGCAAGATCCGTGTGTTGAAAGAGGAGAAGGTTGGGGACAAGAATGCTCTTGATGTCCTTAACATGAAGAACATTGAATTGGAGGAAGCAGTTAAGAAGAATTTGACTGTCATAGCGGGGTTGAGGAATGAAAATGCTAAACTGGCAGACGAGAAG CACGAACTTAAGACAGTTTTTGAATCTTTGGAGAAGAGATATAATAAACTACGTGTCAGTTATGCGAAGGTGGAAGAGAGTACTCATTGCTCTGTTGATACTGGCAATGCTCAGTCTCCCAAAAAAGGGAACAAGGAGGATGCTGTAGGTGCATTAG aacaaaagaaagagaagacagAAGCATGCAAAGAAG ggataaaatttaaattggaaAAGGAGATCGTGGACCTAggtgatgatgataatgatgctAGGTATACATCACAAGGATTGCGTGGAGAGCAAACTATTTCTCGAAACATTGCAGAAAATGAACATTTACAAAGGGTTGAAATGATAAAAAGACAACGAGCTTCTGATATTCAGGCTTCTACTTCCACATTTACATCCTCTGctgatttatttgaaaaagaaaatctcccCGTAAAGAGAA TAATGTCAGGAGAGGGTCCTTCTCGCACTGATAAAGGAAAGGCTGTAAAAAAGCCTAGGAGGCAGGCCCGATACATTATAAAGGTTCCTCAGATGCTACTATTCCCAGATGCCACTACTCCAGCTGACGTTGGGTCATCACGTCCACCACGTCCTACTATGGGGCCCACACCAGATCCTTATGTGGATCCAACACCATCTATTGATCACAATTCTTCTATACCCACACCATCTTCAGTTCCATCTCTAGATATACACCATCCATCCGATGATCCTGCTGATGGAGTTGATCCTGCTCCTCATAATCGACCAATCATTGAACCTTATGGTCGAGG GTTTCTTCCTTCTAGAGCTGCTTCACAAGCCATCACTAGATCTATTAAGCAACATTTTCTTCAGCCTTGGCCATCATGGGGAGCAATCCCTACAGAGGATAAGGAACTTTTCTGGCAGAGATTTAAG CAAAAAGTACAATGGAGAGCTGGGCATGAagctaaaattaagaaaaatttccACAGCAAAGCATCTCACAGGTTATCAGAAATGTTTAGAGATGCACGAATTGCACGAGAACGCCCTTATTGGGTGACGGAACACATATGGAACTCATTGCTGGCACATTGGAATTTGCCAGACTATCGCAACAAATGTGCTATCGCCCAAAGAAATAGGGCTTCAGAAAAGGGTGGTGTACTGCATACATGTGGTTCAATCACCATACATGAGCATGCCATTCGTATG GCAGCTAAGCTTGGACGGGCTGTCCACATTGATGAGGTGTTTAAACAAACTCATATTCGAAAGGACACTGGCGCATATGTTGATGAGAGGTCTCAAAGGACTATT GAGGATTTTTATGCTAGACTCGCACAGGCCAGATCAGAGATGGGATCTACTCCTCCGAATGATGCATCACAAGTAAATGCTGACGACGATGACATCATTAGGAGACAATGTTGGGTTAACGTCGTCGGTGGAAAGAAGAAAGGACGACTATATGGGGCATGA